From the genome of Malus sylvestris chromosome 13, drMalSylv7.2, whole genome shotgun sequence:
TAGTTAAGCATCAATCTGAATCCTATCTGTTTTAGACAGTAAAAccgaaaactgaaaactaaatttaaactTGATTTCCAGAAATGAAGTTCGGGAAGGAATTTTCTGCACAAATGGTGCCGGAATGGAAAGACGCATACATGGATTACGACTATCTAAAATCCCTCTTAAAAGAAATCCAAGTCTGCAAGCAAAGAAACAACCCCGACCCACAGGCCGCCGCCTCGCCCCGCAGCTACGGCCTAAAGCGCAGACTCACGTTGTACAGAGCCTTCAGCGGTCTGACAAAAAGTAGGCACTCCCAGCAGCCCGCCAGCCCGTCTTCCACCTCCGACATTGAGAGCCAGGCCATTCTTGTCAATTCCGTCAACGAAAACGGCTCTGAGAGCTACCAGACGATGTTTCTGATGGCGGCGGAGGAAGGCGGAGTTCAGGAGCTGGAGTACTTCAAGAGGCTTGACGACGATTTCAATAAAGTGGACAAGTTTTATAGGTCGAAGGTTGACGAGGTGATGAAGGAAGCTGCGGTTCTTAACAAGCAAATGGACGCTTTGATTGCGTTTCGGATCAAAGTGGAGAACCCTCAGAGAACGTTTGATTGGTCAGGGGAGATGACTCGCCTTGCTTCCGATGTTGCCACGTCTACAGCTGCATTGGCTGCAGCCACCCCACGCAGTGCCAGAGCAAGCAGTAAGTATACTCATAAGCACTTCTGCTAGAAGTGCTTAAAAACATGTTAgaaattttattgaaaattgGAAGCAGTAATTGCTAATATTGTGTTTACGTCTAAAATTGCGTCGTTTAACATTGCGATTTGCGAGCAGGGCGGGTACTGGCTATGGATGCGATTGAAGAGAGCGGATTAAACAGTTCGGGTGAcgaagaaaaagaagacaaaaggAGTGGAGACGTTGAGATGAAGGTGAAGAAGCCGGAGAGCTTGAGAGGCACTAGGCCTACGCCACTGGATATACTGGACCAGGTGACAATGAATCACATGGCTGAGACGCCGCGTTCCACCATCAAAGGCTTCCTCAACGTGGCTCCACATACGGAGCTCAAGTTCAGCAGGGCTAATCTCAGCAAAGTTGAACAACAGCTCAGGCGCGCTTTCATTGAATTTTACCAGAAACTTCGGCTTCTGAAGAGCTACGGGTAAAGATATAACGACTTTGGGGCACCTAATTTGGTTGGTTTTCCTTCTGTTTTCTTGACTGTGAAGCTAACTTTGTTATCCGCGAATGAAACAGATTTTTGAATACGTTGGCTTTCTCAAAGATCATGAAGAAATACGATAAGGTGGCTTCAAGAGATGCATCAAAATCTTACATGAACATGGTGGATAACTCGTACCTTGGCAGCTCCGACGAGGTGAGGATTCTTCATGCGTGACGCTAAAGAGAGGAAAGATTTTTCTGTTCATAGTTTTAATTTCTTCATGGAATTTGCCACTACTGCAGATTACCAAGCTTATGGAAAGGGTTGAAACTACGTTCATCAAGCATTTCTCGAACTCCAATCGCCGAAAAGGAATGGCGGTCTTGAGACCAAAACCGAGGGTAGAAAGACATCGGACAACATTCGCTCTGGGTAAGGTCTCTAGCTTAATAAGTATGGTAAAATTTCTTTCACTGAACAACGACAATTTCGGCATCAATTTCTTTCGTCTGAATCTGTTTACTCAAAAACCTTCAGGTTGCTTTGCTGGCTGCACAGCTGCCCTCATATTAGCCCTTGTATTGATCATTCGTGCTCGAAATATTATGGATAATCCGGAGAGAAGTAAATACATGGAAAACATGTTTCCTCTATACAGGTGACTAACCCTATGCTTTTCTATTCATTCTAAGTTTCCGAAAAAAAGGGATAATACTGAATTTTTCGTGACATGTTATTCTTCGTTGCAGCTTGTTCGGATTCATAGTTCTCCACATGCTTATGTATGCCGGAAATATATACTTTTGGCGGCGGTTCAGAGTCAATTACTCTTTCATATTCGGTTTCAAGCAAGGAACCGAGTTGGGATACAGAGAGGTCCTCCTTCTGAGTTCTGGTCTGGCAATGTTAGCACTAGCCTCTGTGCTCGCAAATCTTGACATGGAGATGGACCCGAAAACCAATGATTACAAAGCGCTAACCGAGCTTCTCCCACTCTTCTTGCTCCTGGTAAGATCATATTTTCAGTTGAACTATTTAATTTCGGCTGCATTGGCTCATCAAACATCTAGAGATTATATACTGAAACTAAATTCTTCTTATGCAGCTTGTGATTGTGATATTATTATGCCCCTTCAACATCATATATCGCTCGAGTCGCTACTTCTTCCTGGTTTGTGTGTTCCACTGCATCTGTGCTCCTCTCTATAAGGTAAAATTCCACTGCAGACACCTTGATTATTCGAGTTAAAAACTGTAAAATGTAACTCGGTTGGACGTTCTAATAGAAGTTTTAATTCCTTTACAGGTCACACTCCCGGATTTCTTCTTGGCAGATCAGTTAACTAGCCAGGTGCAAGCCTTTAGAAGTCTGCCATTCTACATTTGCTATTATGGCGGGGGAGACTACAAAGTCAGAAAAACAACTTGCAGATCAGATGACGTCTTCAAAATTTTTACTTTCATCGTGGCGTGCGTTCCATATTGGTCCCGCCTCCTTCAGTGCATCCGCCGTTTGGTTGAAGAGAAAGATCCAATGCAAGGTTACAATGGACTGAAATATTTCTTCACCATCGTAGCTGTCAGCATGAGAATAGCCTACACTCATAACAAAGACGTGAACTGGAAAATTCTTGCTGGGATTTTCTCAATTGTTGCAGCTATCTATGGAACATACTGGGATCTTGTCGTGGACTGGGGACTTCTGCAACGCCGCTCCAAGAATCGATGGTTGAGAGACAAACTCTTGGTCCCTTACAAAAGCGTATACTTCATAGCCATGGTGAGTGCTCTTGATTAGTGGTTCAGATTCACAGTATGACAGTATAAGTTTTACTAGCGATTTATACAATGATTAAAACATTGCAGGTGTTGAATGTGCTGCTGAGATTTGCCTGGCTGCAGACAGTTTTGAATTTCAGTGTCTCCTTCATGCATACACAGACAATGATCTCGGTTGTGGCGAGCTTGGAGATAATTCGTCGAGGGATATGGAGTTTTTTCCGGTTGGAGAACGAGCATCTCAACAATGTCGGAAAGTACAGAGCATTCAAGTCAGTGCCACTGCCCTTCAACTATGATGAAGACGAATGCAAAGATGAGTAGGCAAAGCAAATCGCAAACATCTCAAATTGTCTACAGGCTGCtgaaacttttcttctttttcctccccCTTTTCCCTTCATTTATTGCTGAATGCAGAGTTGCATCTgtagttctttttttttcctttgattttttgggaaatttgtaTATGGAATTCGTTACATTTTACGTAATGTAATCGCCTTGAAAAAATTATACTCCTATGACTGATTAACAGATCGAAAAATTGATGCACTCGTCAATACAACTTTCGCTATATGCAATTTCTTATAAACCAGAACCAGAGAATTTTTTTCAGGATCAACAACGAACAAGGCGATTCCATATGTACAATTACGAAATGAGCCTACATATGTTAATTGTGAATTCTCCACAATTAACCACAGATCGTACGTTTGTTCTTGGTTTGCTGCTTCATTATACTCGGGTGCATGAATGGAGCGAGACTGTGTCATGTTTAGTCATCCTTGTCAGCGTCCTCATCGTAGTAACTGAAAGGAAGAGGGACTGACTTGAAAGCGCGGTACTGGCCTACATTGTTCAAGTGCTCGTTCTCTAACCTGATTAAATTGTACATGTTAATCTCTCAAGCATAAGTTGCTTAAAGGATGCAACGACTGAAGACAAAAACAGTAAAAAGTCTCAATGTTGAATTTCAGGAGAAAAATATACCTGAAGAAGCTCCAAATGCCACGACGAATGACCTCTAGGAAGGCGATGACAGTTGTTATTGTCACTTTATTAACGGTACGCaatttaaattccaacaccAACTGCATCCAAGCAAGTCTCAATACTACATTCAAGACCTGTAATGGATTTCCATAAACATATTGTGAATTAATAGTAGAAGTTGCAACATAGAACCCCATAACTCTCGAATTCAGTCACTTTAACCTTACCATGGCTGCAAAGTATACGATCTTGTGTGGAACTACAAGTCTATCTCTCAAATACTTGTTCTTTGATGTCTTTCGCAGAAGGCCCCAGTCCATTACAATGTCCCAATACGTATTCATTGTTGTTGCGACAGCTGAGCTAATCAAAGCTAACACCATCCAGGATGTCTTTCCCTTTTCCATTTCATAAACAGTTCGTATAATAACTGCAACGATTGTTGATAAGTACTTTAAACCATTGAAAATGTACTTCACATCCTTCTCATCACAGAATCGACGAATGCACTGCAAGACAAGATACACTACATTTAAGTGCATCTTTCCACACAGAAGACGTGATCTTCCAGAGATTATACGAAATTATAAGCTAGAATACAAGTGATACTATCCATCTCCATATTCATTTTCATTGTGAATAAGAGTGGCACACGCCTTTGAAAACACTAGAAAGTGAAAAATGTAATGAGACCTGTAGGAAGCGCATCCAAAATGGTACGACAGCAATAATGAAATATAACGTATTGTAGAGACCATGACTACGGCACTTGCTTTGCCTCCTTGAAGATTCCCCCAAACCGTAGTAGCAAACGTATAACACAAAACTCCTCAGGGCTTGCACCTGAGATCAGACAAAGGCAAAGAGCCTGCTCAAAACAGAGTTGGGAGTATTTACTACTTAATACCAATAAAGTTATAAGGGGGCTTTTATACCTGGCTTGTAAGCTGATCttgttgtgccttggcccgtttgtcagtgcggaaacgagattcagattacaaactcaccaaaatcacactcagttgaacataataaaatacaagaaataaagacaccgagaaatttacgaggttcagcaaaaacctgcctacgtccccagagagatattgctcttcactatgagaataacagtacaagtacacatgagttaaatcaacataacccaatcccaaatcccttgcacacccactcatagaattttcccaagagcctcactctatcccaagagttctttcactagaatacttttcactctagctctcttgattttctctcacctgtgcccatgctttcccatgggagagccgaatgctctcaCCCTTTGGATGCTCTCTGATGTCTTCTCAAGAGAGAACCaaatctctcattctctcccTTCGGTTCTTAGCAAAATaaatagcaaaagaaaaaggaatcaaCCTTCCCTTTTTCCACAAACATCATCattaaagtaaaagcaagcatcatcattatgtttttactcatgatgatgtccaccaaacttttgcttttactttgtctGCAATTTTCATGCAACCCACACCATGTGATATTTCCACCGAAAGCAAACACAGGTCACTTCATTGTTGTTAACACATGACTCATAATTACTCACAAAtgtatgagccaaacacaacaatctccaccttggcgaatGCACCATGCAAAAATCCTTGCACCCATCACCAAAGTTCATTGGCCTTACGTACCAGCATGCACACTCTGAATCCACCTCATTGGTCCTGTTCCGATTCAGTCACTGCCAATGCATGTGCAACTGCTGCAAGCTAAAAAATCACCATTTAGCTTCAGACAGGATCTCGACACATCCTCGTCTCCTCCAGCAGGTTTTCCTCATCTTCATTGTCTGCAACCTGGAAACTCGTCAGCGCGCCCGTTTCCAGCAACAACCCATCGAGCCAGACAAAATTCCCACACTTCCTCCTACCTCAGGACCATCTCATCACCTGTGAATCCCATAGCTCCACCTGCTGCAAA
Proteins encoded in this window:
- the LOC126595057 gene encoding phosphate transporter PHO1 homolog 3-like encodes the protein MKFGKEFSAQMVPEWKDAYMDYDYLKSLLKEIQVCKQRNNPDPQAAASPRSYGLKRRLTLYRAFSGLTKSRHSQQPASPSSTSDIESQAILVNSVNENGSESYQTMFLMAAEEGGVQELEYFKRLDDDFNKVDKFYRSKVDEVMKEAAVLNKQMDALIAFRIKVENPQRTFDWSGEMTRLASDVATSTAALAAATPRSARASRRVLAMDAIEESGLNSSGDEEKEDKRSGDVEMKVKKPESLRGTRPTPLDILDQVTMNHMAETPRSTIKGFLNVAPHTELKFSRANLSKVEQQLRRAFIEFYQKLRLLKSYGFLNTLAFSKIMKKYDKVASRDASKSYMNMVDNSYLGSSDEITKLMERVETTFIKHFSNSNRRKGMAVLRPKPRVERHRTTFALGCFAGCTAALILALVLIIRARNIMDNPERSKYMENMFPLYSLFGFIVLHMLMYAGNIYFWRRFRVNYSFIFGFKQGTELGYREVLLLSSGLAMLALASVLANLDMEMDPKTNDYKALTELLPLFLLLLVIVILLCPFNIIYRSSRYFFLVCVFHCICAPLYKVTLPDFFLADQLTSQVQAFRSLPFYICYYGGGDYKVRKTTCRSDDVFKIFTFIVACVPYWSRLLQCIRRLVEEKDPMQGYNGLKYFFTIVAVSMRIAYTHNKDVNWKILAGIFSIVAAIYGTYWDLVVDWGLLQRRSKNRWLRDKLLVPYKSVYFIAMVLNVLLRFAWLQTVLNFSVSFMHTQTMISVVASLEIIRRGIWSFFRLENEHLNNVGKYRAFKSVPLPFNYDEDECKDE